A DNA window from Rhodococcus sp. Z13 contains the following coding sequences:
- a CDS encoding segregation and condensation protein A — protein MHAPIQDRPITDGSLDDPAGPAPARPDPDPPAGAPPAAEEPEPRTGFHVRLRNFEGPFDLLLTLISQRRLDVTEVALHEVTDDFIAYTRELGPEAGLDQTTEFLVVAATLLDLKAARLLPSGEVDDPEDLALLEARDLLFARLLQYRAYKQVAERFAELEAAALRRYPRAVSLEDRFENLVPEVILGVDPQRFAEIAAAAFRPKPPPTVGLDHLHAPKVSVPEQAALILARLRDRGAGVWIGFDELVDDCDHGLLIVARFLALLELYRERAVTFDQTDALGPLRVAWTGETDETDIAFEEDYG, from the coding sequence GTGCACGCCCCCATCCAGGACAGACCCATCACCGACGGCAGCCTCGACGACCCGGCCGGGCCCGCCCCGGCCCGACCGGACCCCGACCCACCGGCCGGTGCGCCCCCGGCGGCGGAGGAGCCCGAGCCCCGCACCGGCTTCCACGTGCGGCTGCGCAACTTCGAGGGGCCCTTCGACCTGCTGCTCACCCTGATCTCGCAACGCCGCCTCGACGTCACCGAGGTCGCCCTGCACGAGGTCACCGACGACTTCATCGCCTACACCCGCGAACTCGGCCCCGAGGCCGGCCTCGACCAGACCACCGAATTCCTCGTCGTCGCCGCCACCCTCCTCGACCTCAAGGCCGCGCGGCTGCTGCCCTCCGGGGAGGTCGACGATCCCGAGGACCTCGCCCTGCTCGAGGCCCGCGACCTGCTGTTCGCGCGGCTGCTGCAGTACCGCGCCTACAAACAGGTCGCCGAACGCTTCGCCGAACTCGAGGCCGCCGCGCTGCGCCGCTATCCCCGCGCGGTCTCCCTCGAGGACCGCTTCGAGAACCTCGTGCCCGAGGTGATCCTCGGTGTCGACCCGCAGCGCTTCGCCGAGATCGCCGCCGCCGCGTTCCGCCCCAAACCCCCACCGACCGTCGGCCTCGACCACCTGCACGCCCCCAAGGTGTCGGTGCCCGAGCAGGCCGCGCTCATCCTCGCCCGGCTGCGCGACCGCGGCGCCGGCGTCTGGATCGGCTTCGACGAGCTCGTCGACGACTGCGACCACGGCCTGCTCATCGTCGCGCGGTTCCTCGCCCTGCTCGAGCTCTACCGCGAACGCGCCGTCACCTTCGACCAGACCGACGCGCTCGGCCCGCTGCGGGTCGCGTGGACCGGGGAGACCGACGAGACCGACATCGCATTCGAGGAGGACTACGGGTGA
- a CDS encoding ParA family protein yields the protein MGTPRPPATYTAQPYTRPATVSADAPHRGAPGTDVSPDTELGPTGRPRRHIPEPQPPSHQGPATIIAMCNQKGGVGKTTSTINLGAALAEYGRRVLLVDLDPQGALSAGLGVAHHDLELTVHNLLVEPRVSADEVLVRTHVENVDLLPSNIDLSAAEIQLVSEVGREQALGRALYPMLDRYDYVLVDCQPSLGLLTVNALACADSVLIPMECEFFSLRGLALLNDTVDKVRDRLNPKLSVAGILVTMFDSRTLHGREVMARVVEVFGDLVYDAVINRTVKFPETSVAGEPITRWAPASAGAEAYRALAREVIHRSGR from the coding sequence GTGGGCACACCTCGGCCACCCGCCACGTACACCGCACAGCCGTACACCCGACCGGCCACCGTCTCCGCCGACGCGCCGCACCGCGGTGCCCCCGGTACCGACGTGAGCCCGGACACCGAACTCGGCCCCACCGGGCGGCCCCGCCGGCACATCCCCGAGCCGCAGCCCCCCTCGCACCAGGGGCCGGCCACCATCATCGCGATGTGCAACCAGAAGGGCGGGGTCGGCAAGACCACCTCCACCATCAACCTCGGTGCCGCCCTCGCCGAATACGGCCGCCGGGTGCTGCTCGTCGACCTCGACCCGCAGGGCGCCCTGTCGGCCGGGCTCGGGGTCGCCCACCACGATCTCGAGCTGACCGTCCACAACCTGCTCGTCGAACCCCGGGTCTCCGCCGACGAGGTGCTCGTGCGCACCCACGTCGAGAACGTCGACCTGCTGCCGAGCAACATCGACCTGTCCGCCGCGGAGATCCAGCTCGTCTCCGAGGTCGGCCGCGAGCAGGCCCTCGGCCGGGCCCTGTACCCGATGCTCGACCGCTACGACTACGTCCTCGTCGACTGCCAGCCCTCCCTCGGGCTGCTCACCGTCAACGCCCTGGCCTGCGCCGACTCGGTGCTCATCCCGATGGAATGCGAGTTCTTCAGCCTCCGCGGCCTGGCGCTGCTCAACGACACCGTCGACAAGGTCCGCGACCGGCTCAACCCGAAGCTGTCGGTGGCGGGCATCCTGGTGACCATGTTCGACTCGCGCACCCTGCACGGCCGCGAGGTGATGGCCCGCGTGGTCGAGGTCTTCGGCGATCTCGTCTACGACGCGGTGATCAACCGCACCGTGAAGTTCCCGGAGACCAGCGTCGCCGGGGAACCCATCACCCGCTGGGCCCCCGCCTCCGCGGGCGCCGAGGCGTACCGGGCACTGGCCCGCGAGGTGATCCACCGGAGCGGTCGCTGA
- the xerD gene encoding site-specific tyrosine recombinase XerD: MPPGEEQLAQVDPAHAPAPTLTRQLDAYLAHLTVERGVAANTLASYRRDLRRYLEYLTDLHIGDLADVQEHHIGEFGASLRRGDPERSRPALAASSAARALIAVRGLHRFSAAEGQTPVDVARTVKPPSAGRRLPKALTVDQVAAVLDAAGSEADGARGLRDRALLELLYSTGARISEAVGLDVDDIDASARAVLLRGKGGKQRLVPVGRPALAALDAYLVRGRTALATGQSPAVFLNVRGGRLSRQSAWKVLQTAAERAGLDIAVSPHTLRHSFATHLLDGGADVRVVQELLGHASVTTTQIYTLVTAGALREVWAQAHPRAR, translated from the coding sequence GTGCCGCCCGGTGAGGAACAGCTCGCGCAGGTCGACCCCGCACACGCCCCCGCGCCGACCCTCACCCGGCAACTCGACGCCTATCTCGCGCATCTCACCGTCGAACGCGGGGTCGCGGCGAACACCCTCGCGTCCTACCGCCGCGACCTGCGCCGCTATCTCGAATACCTGACGGACCTGCACATCGGGGACCTCGCCGACGTGCAGGAACACCACATCGGCGAGTTCGGGGCGAGCCTGCGCCGCGGCGACCCCGAGCGGAGCCGCCCGGCCCTGGCCGCCAGCTCCGCCGCCCGCGCCCTCATCGCCGTGCGCGGCCTGCACCGCTTCTCCGCCGCCGAGGGGCAGACCCCCGTCGACGTGGCCCGCACCGTCAAACCCCCCAGCGCCGGCCGGCGCCTGCCCAAGGCGTTGACCGTCGACCAGGTCGCCGCCGTGCTCGACGCCGCCGGCTCCGAGGCCGACGGCGCGCGCGGCCTGCGCGACCGGGCCCTGCTCGAGCTGCTGTACTCGACCGGCGCCCGCATCTCCGAGGCCGTCGGTCTCGACGTCGACGACATCGACGCCTCCGCCCGCGCCGTGCTGCTGCGCGGCAAGGGCGGCAAGCAGCGCCTCGTGCCGGTGGGCCGGCCCGCCCTGGCGGCGCTCGACGCCTATCTGGTGCGTGGCCGCACCGCCCTCGCCACCGGGCAGAGCCCCGCGGTGTTCCTCAACGTGCGCGGCGGCCGCCTGTCGCGGCAGAGCGCATGGAAGGTGCTGCAGACCGCCGCCGAACGCGCCGGCCTGGACATCGCGGTGTCCCCGCACACCCTGCGACACTCGTTCGCCACCCATCTGCTCGACGGCGGCGCCGACGTGCGGGTGGTACAGGAGTTGCTCGGTCATGCTTCTGTGACGACCACGCAGATATACACGCTGGTCACGGCCGGGGCGCTGCGGGAGGTGTGGGCGCAGGCGCATCCCCGCGCCCGCTGA
- a CDS encoding NUDIX domain-containing protein, translated as MAQRHEFRSLSSRRIYTGAIVSLRVDEVAMPDGHTAEREVVEHHGAVAVVAVDEQDRVVLVHQYRHPLGRRLWELPAGLLDAPGEDPLDTARRELAEETGLAADDWEVLVDIALSPGFTDEAVRVFAARGLRTVDRPDPEHEEADLEVHRIPVDEAVAMVLRGEIVNATAVSGLLALAAGRATGLPTRTADAPWPDRPTAFARTRAGR; from the coding sequence ATGGCGCAGCGACACGAATTCCGCAGCCTGTCGAGCCGGCGGATCTACACCGGGGCCATCGTGTCGCTGCGCGTCGACGAGGTGGCGATGCCCGACGGGCACACCGCCGAGCGGGAGGTCGTCGAACACCACGGGGCCGTCGCCGTCGTGGCCGTCGACGAACAGGACCGGGTGGTGCTCGTGCACCAGTACCGGCACCCGCTCGGCCGCCGCCTGTGGGAACTGCCCGCCGGGCTGCTCGACGCCCCCGGTGAGGACCCCCTCGACACCGCCCGCCGCGAACTCGCCGAAGAGACCGGCCTCGCCGCGGACGACTGGGAGGTGCTCGTCGACATCGCCCTCTCGCCCGGCTTCACCGACGAGGCGGTGCGGGTGTTCGCCGCCCGCGGCCTGCGCACCGTCGACCGGCCCGATCCGGAACACGAGGAAGCCGACCTCGAGGTGCACCGGATCCCCGTGGACGAGGCGGTGGCCATGGTGTTGCGCGGCGAGATCGTCAACGCCACCGCGGTGTCCGGGCTGCTGGCCCTCGCCGCCGGCCGCGCCACCGGGCTGCCCACCCGGACTGCGGACGCGCCGTGGCCGGACCGGCCCACCGCCTTCGCCCGCACCCGCGCGGGACGGTGA
- a CDS encoding CTP synthase, whose translation MPQSRHSRTPTKHIFVSGGVASSLGKGLTASSLGALLTARGMRVTMQKLDPYLNVDPGTMNPFQHGEVFVTEDGAETDLDVGHYERFLDRDLSADANVTTGQVYSTVIAKERRGEYLGDTVQVIPHITDEIKRRILAMAAPDAEGHAPDVVITEIGGTVGDIESQPFLEAARQVRHEVGRDNCFFLHVSLVPYLGPSGELKTKPTQHSVAALRNIGIQPDALVLRCDRDVPASLKAKISLMCDVDVAGCISCPDAPSIYDIPKVLHSEGLDAYVVRQLGLPFRDVDWTVWGDLLERVHNPRETVEVALVGKYIDLPDAYLSVTEALRAGGFAHRAKVKIRWVASDECETEAGAEKHLGDVDAVLIPGGFGIRGIEGKLGAIRFARTRKIPLLGLCLGLQCVVIEAARSVGIADASSTEFDPDTSSPVISTMADQEQAVAGEADLGGTMRLGAYPAVLKKGSVVAKAYGSEKVSERHRHRYEVNNAYRDRIAKSGLVFSGTSPDGRLVEFVEYPADVHPYFVATQAHPELKSRPTRPHPLFAGLIAAALQYKAAERLPVDIPGEDVPAAEEPVVSAPASGETE comes from the coding sequence TTGCCACAGTCACGCCACTCGCGTACCCCTACCAAGCACATCTTCGTCAGCGGGGGCGTCGCATCCTCGCTCGGCAAGGGGCTCACAGCGTCGAGCCTGGGGGCCCTGCTCACCGCACGCGGCATGCGCGTGACGATGCAGAAGCTCGACCCGTATCTCAACGTCGATCCCGGAACGATGAACCCGTTCCAGCACGGTGAGGTCTTCGTCACCGAGGACGGCGCCGAGACCGACCTCGACGTGGGCCACTACGAACGTTTCCTCGACCGCGACCTGTCCGCCGACGCCAACGTCACCACCGGCCAGGTCTACTCGACGGTGATCGCCAAGGAGCGTCGCGGCGAATACCTCGGTGACACCGTGCAGGTCATCCCGCACATCACCGACGAGATCAAGCGCCGCATCCTCGCGATGGCCGCTCCCGACGCCGAGGGGCACGCCCCCGACGTGGTGATCACCGAGATCGGCGGCACCGTCGGCGACATCGAGTCCCAGCCTTTCCTCGAGGCCGCCCGCCAGGTGCGCCACGAGGTCGGCCGCGACAACTGCTTCTTCCTGCACGTCTCGCTCGTGCCGTATCTCGGCCCGTCCGGCGAGCTGAAGACCAAGCCGACCCAGCATTCGGTGGCCGCGCTGCGCAACATCGGTATCCAGCCCGACGCGCTGGTGCTGCGCTGCGACCGCGACGTGCCGGCCTCGCTCAAGGCGAAGATCTCGCTGATGTGCGACGTCGACGTCGCCGGCTGCATCTCCTGCCCGGACGCCCCGAGCATCTACGACATCCCGAAGGTGCTGCACAGCGAGGGCCTCGACGCCTACGTCGTGCGCCAGCTCGGCCTGCCCTTCCGCGACGTCGACTGGACCGTCTGGGGCGACCTGCTCGAGCGTGTCCACAACCCCCGCGAGACCGTCGAGGTGGCCCTGGTCGGCAAGTACATCGACCTGCCCGACGCCTACCTGTCGGTCACCGAGGCGCTGCGCGCCGGCGGTTTCGCGCACCGCGCGAAGGTCAAGATCCGCTGGGTCGCCTCCGACGAGTGCGAGACCGAGGCCGGCGCCGAGAAGCATCTCGGTGACGTCGACGCCGTCCTGATCCCCGGTGGCTTCGGCATCCGCGGCATCGAGGGCAAGCTCGGCGCCATCCGGTTCGCCCGCACCCGCAAGATCCCGCTGCTCGGCCTGTGCCTGGGCCTGCAGTGCGTCGTCATCGAGGCGGCCCGCTCGGTGGGCATCGCCGACGCGTCGTCGACCGAGTTCGATCCGGACACCAGCTCCCCGGTCATCTCCACGATGGCCGACCAGGAGCAGGCCGTCGCCGGTGAGGCCGATCTCGGCGGCACCATGCGGCTCGGCGCCTACCCCGCGGTGCTGAAGAAGGGCTCGGTCGTCGCCAAGGCGTACGGCAGCGAGAAGGTCTCCGAGCGGCACCGGCACCGCTACGAGGTCAACAACGCCTACCGCGACCGGATCGCCAAGTCCGGCCTGGTGTTCTCGGGTACCTCCCCGGACGGGCGTCTCGTCGAGTTCGTCGAGTACCCCGCCGACGTGCACCCATACTTCGTGGCCACCCAAGCGCATCCGGAGCTCAAGAGCCGCCCCACCCGCCCGCACCCGCTGTTCGCCGGCCTGATCGCCGCGGCCCTGCAGTACAAGGCCGCCGAACGGCTCCCGGTGGACATCCCGGGCGAGGACGTCCCGGCCGCCGAGGAGCCGGTGGTCTCGGCTCCCGCCTCGGGCGAGACCGAGTAG
- a CDS encoding copper transporter, whose product MISMRHHAVSLVAVFLALAIGIVLGSGLLADSVVSGLRDDKAELRQEVQDAEDRASLLDAQLLAADGFDATVAPRIVRDELLDRSVLVVTTPDADPEDLDALVRTVAAAGGRVTGRVSLTESFVDAAGADQLRTTVTNVVPAGVELQTGAVDPGSLAGDLLGAVLLVDPGTGQPRSTPEERALALSTLRSGGFVTYDDGIEPAQAALVVTGDHTGDPEHAGNRAALIARFAGAVDGRGAGAVLTGRPGAAVGNGPIAVVRADAALAAGLSTVDTLDRESGRITTVLALREQVDGGSGRYGTGPNAASVTVGSPAR is encoded by the coding sequence GTGATCTCGATGCGCCACCACGCCGTCTCCCTCGTGGCGGTCTTCCTGGCCCTGGCCATCGGCATCGTGCTCGGTTCCGGGCTGCTCGCCGACAGCGTCGTCTCCGGTCTGCGCGACGACAAGGCCGAGCTGCGCCAGGAGGTGCAGGACGCCGAAGACCGGGCCTCGCTGCTCGACGCCCAGCTGCTCGCCGCCGACGGCTTCGACGCCACGGTCGCTCCGAGGATCGTGCGCGACGAACTGCTCGACCGGTCGGTGCTGGTGGTGACCACCCCCGACGCCGACCCGGAGGACCTCGACGCGCTCGTGCGCACCGTGGCCGCCGCCGGTGGCCGCGTCACCGGGCGGGTGTCGCTGACCGAGTCGTTCGTCGACGCGGCCGGCGCCGACCAGCTGCGCACCACCGTCACCAATGTGGTGCCCGCCGGGGTGGAGCTGCAGACCGGCGCCGTCGACCCCGGCAGCCTCGCCGGTGACCTGCTCGGCGCGGTGCTGCTCGTCGACCCGGGCACCGGTCAGCCGCGCAGCACCCCCGAGGAACGGGCCCTGGCACTGAGCACCCTGCGCAGCGGCGGGTTCGTCACCTACGACGACGGCATCGAACCGGCGCAGGCCGCCCTGGTCGTCACCGGCGACCACACCGGCGACCCCGAGCACGCCGGCAACCGGGCGGCGCTGATCGCCCGCTTCGCCGGGGCCGTCGACGGCCGCGGCGCCGGTGCGGTGCTCACCGGCCGGCCCGGCGCGGCGGTCGGCAACGGACCCATCGCCGTGGTGCGGGCCGACGCGGCGCTCGCCGCGGGGTTGTCCACGGTGGACACCCTCGACCGCGAATCGGGGCGGATCACCACGGTTCTCGCGCTGCGCGAACAGGTCGACGGCGGCAGCGGCCGCTACGGCACCGGCCCCAACGCCGCCTCCGTGACCGTCGGCTCGCCCGCCCGCTAG
- the steA gene encoding putative cytokinetic ring protein SteA, producing the protein MKLPALLSRNNESLPGVSGIARVDRNTAKLLRRVGPGDIVVLDAIDLDRVTADALVEAGVTAVVNASPSISGRYPNLGPEVLVANDIVLVDNVGAEVFKKIKDGAKIRLHEGNVYAGEKLLVEGEEQTEVEISDRMIEAKTGLVDHLEAFSGNTIEFIRSESPLLIDGVGIPDIDLDLRDRHVVVVSDGPGHVQDLKDLKPFIKEYSPILVGVGPGADTLTKAGYKPDLIVGDPDEIGTATLKSGAEVVLPADPDGHAPGLERIQDLGIGAMTFPAAGTPTDLALLLVDHHGAALVVTVGSTVSLDEFFDHGRRDTNPSAVMTRLKVGAKLVDAKAVATLYRSRVSGGVIALLVFAALIAVIAALVVSNLGADVVELAKQWWDSLVEWIRGLRA; encoded by the coding sequence ATGAAGTTGCCGGCGCTGTTGTCACGGAACAACGAATCGCTGCCCGGAGTGAGTGGCATCGCCCGGGTGGACAGGAACACCGCGAAGTTGCTGCGCCGGGTGGGCCCCGGTGACATCGTCGTCCTCGACGCCATCGACCTCGACCGGGTGACCGCCGACGCGCTCGTCGAGGCCGGCGTCACCGCCGTCGTCAACGCCTCCCCGTCCATCTCGGGCCGCTACCCGAATCTCGGCCCCGAGGTGCTCGTCGCCAACGACATCGTCCTCGTCGACAACGTCGGCGCCGAGGTCTTCAAGAAGATCAAGGACGGCGCCAAGATCCGCCTGCACGAGGGCAACGTCTACGCCGGCGAGAAGCTGCTCGTCGAGGGCGAGGAGCAGACCGAGGTCGAGATCTCCGATCGCATGATCGAGGCCAAGACCGGGCTCGTCGACCACCTCGAGGCGTTCTCCGGCAACACCATCGAGTTCATCCGCTCGGAGAGCCCACTGCTCATCGACGGCGTCGGCATCCCCGACATCGACCTCGACCTGCGCGACCGGCACGTCGTGGTGGTCTCCGACGGTCCCGGCCACGTGCAGGACCTCAAGGACCTCAAGCCGTTCATCAAGGAGTACTCGCCGATCCTCGTCGGCGTGGGTCCCGGCGCGGACACCCTCACCAAGGCGGGCTACAAGCCCGACCTGATCGTCGGCGATCCCGACGAGATCGGCACCGCGACCCTCAAGTCCGGCGCCGAGGTCGTGCTGCCCGCCGACCCGGACGGGCACGCCCCCGGCCTGGAACGCATCCAGGATCTCGGCATCGGCGCGATGACCTTCCCCGCCGCGGGTACCCCCACCGATCTCGCGTTGCTGCTCGTCGACCATCACGGCGCGGCGCTGGTGGTGACCGTCGGCAGCACCGTCTCCCTCGACGAGTTCTTCGATCACGGCCGCCGCGACACCAACCCGTCGGCGGTGATGACCCGGCTGAAGGTCGGTGCGAAGCTCGTCGACGCCAAGGCCGTGGCCACGCTCTACCGCAGCCGCGTCTCCGGCGGAGTGATCGCCCTGCTCGTGTTCGCGGCGCTCATCGCGGTCATCGCCGCGCTGGTCGTGTCGAATCTCGGCGCCGACGTCGTCGAACTCGCGAAACAGTGGTGGGACAGCCTCGTCGAGTGGATCCGGGGTCTGCGCGCGTGA
- the recN gene encoding DNA repair protein RecN, translating into MLAEIRIDNLGVISEAYARFHGGLTVLTGETGAGKTMVVTSLHLLSGVRADPSRVREGAARAVVEGRFEIEPAPSHIEKKIVELLESTGAQRDEDGSIIAVRTVGSDGRSRAHLGGRSVPVGVLSDFTDPLLTVHGQNDQLRLLRPDEQRAALDRFGGKAVAGLLERYRTHRRRWLAARAELTERTERSRELAQEADRLQFGLEEIDRVAPEPGEDQRIVEEVRRLSDLDSLREAATAAHTALAGDEDGAGDGLGSALDLLGEARSRLDGSDDPVLRELGPRLAEAITVVTDITSDLSGYLSDLPSDPGALESLLNRQAELKTLTRKYAADIDGVLEWARDARERLSGLDVSAEALDKLAAEVDAEAAATAEAAQALSAARRKVAGKLAKAVSAELAGLAMGRAVLEVHVGEREATATDSAPLPVGDRLLHAGESGIDEVEFRLAAHSGAGARPLARSASGGELSRVMLALEVVLAGTERGATMVFDEVDAGVGGRAAVEIGRRLARLARTHQVIVVTHLPQVAAFADTHLVVDKVDDRAGVISSGVRTLTEEERVTELARMLAGLDDTETGRAHAEELLAVAHAERAG; encoded by the coding sequence GTGCTCGCAGAGATCCGGATCGACAATCTGGGTGTGATCTCCGAGGCGTACGCGCGGTTCCACGGAGGTCTGACGGTGCTCACCGGCGAGACCGGTGCCGGCAAGACCATGGTCGTCACGAGCCTGCACCTGCTGTCCGGGGTGCGCGCCGATCCGTCCCGGGTCCGCGAGGGCGCCGCCCGCGCGGTCGTCGAGGGCCGGTTCGAGATCGAACCCGCCCCCAGCCACATCGAGAAGAAGATCGTGGAGCTGCTCGAGTCCACCGGCGCCCAGCGCGACGAGGACGGCAGCATCATCGCGGTGCGCACCGTCGGCAGCGACGGCCGCTCCCGCGCCCATCTCGGCGGACGCAGCGTGCCGGTGGGGGTGCTGTCGGACTTCACCGACCCGCTGCTGACCGTGCACGGCCAGAACGACCAGCTGCGGCTGCTGCGCCCCGACGAGCAGCGCGCCGCCCTCGACCGGTTCGGCGGCAAGGCCGTCGCGGGTCTGCTCGAGCGGTACCGCACGCACCGCCGCCGCTGGCTCGCCGCCCGCGCCGAGCTGACCGAACGCACCGAACGATCCCGCGAGCTCGCCCAGGAAGCCGACCGGCTGCAGTTCGGGCTCGAGGAGATCGACCGTGTCGCTCCGGAGCCGGGGGAGGACCAGCGGATCGTCGAGGAGGTGCGGCGCCTGTCGGATCTCGACTCCCTGCGCGAGGCCGCGACCGCCGCGCACACCGCCCTCGCCGGCGACGAGGACGGTGCCGGCGACGGATTGGGGTCCGCCCTGGATCTGCTCGGGGAGGCCCGCTCCCGGCTCGACGGCAGCGACGACCCGGTGCTGCGTGAACTGGGACCGCGGTTGGCCGAGGCCATCACCGTGGTCACCGACATCACCTCCGACCTGTCCGGCTATCTGTCGGATCTGCCCTCGGATCCCGGTGCGCTCGAGTCGCTGCTCAACCGGCAGGCCGAACTGAAGACCCTCACCCGCAAGTACGCCGCCGACATCGACGGGGTGCTCGAGTGGGCCCGCGACGCCCGGGAACGCCTGTCCGGTCTCGACGTCTCCGCCGAGGCCCTCGACAAGCTCGCCGCCGAGGTGGACGCCGAGGCCGCCGCCACCGCCGAGGCGGCGCAGGCCCTGTCCGCGGCGCGCCGCAAGGTCGCCGGCAAGCTCGCCAAGGCCGTCAGCGCCGAACTGGCCGGGCTCGCGATGGGCCGCGCCGTGCTCGAGGTCCACGTGGGGGAGCGGGAGGCCACCGCCACCGACTCCGCACCCCTGCCCGTCGGCGACCGGCTGCTGCACGCCGGTGAGTCCGGCATCGACGAGGTGGAGTTCCGGCTCGCCGCCCACTCCGGTGCCGGGGCGCGGCCGCTCGCGCGCAGCGCGTCCGGCGGTGAGCTGTCGCGGGTGATGCTCGCCCTCGAGGTGGTGCTCGCCGGCACCGAACGCGGCGCCACCATGGTCTTCGACGAGGTCGACGCCGGGGTCGGCGGGCGGGCCGCGGTGGAGATCGGCCGCCGCCTCGCGCGCCTGGCCCGCACCCACCAGGTCATCGTGGTCACGCACCTGCCGCAGGTCGCGGCGTTCGCCGACACCCACCTCGTCGTCGACAAGGTCGACGACCGGGCCGGGGTGATCAGCAGCGGGGTGCGGACGCTGACGGAGGAGGAGCGGGTCACCGAGCTGGCGCGGATGCTGGCCGGGCTCGACGACACCGAGACCGGCCGCGCCCACGCCGAGGAACTGCTCGCCGTCGCCCACGCAGAGCGTGCCGGCTGA
- a CDS encoding NAD kinase — protein MTTGTGTPGTGAENTAPFDREILLVSHSGRDEIAGTALRVARMLGEAGIGLRTLDDEAVANGLGVLAVPGSFIRVVEPGPEAAAGCEMVIVLGGDGSFLRAAELAQYDAVPVLGINLGRIGFLAESEAEHLEEALLQVVRREYRIEQRMTLDVTVRLEDEILDRCWALNEASLENKSRLGVLEVVLEVDGRPVSSFGCDGVLVATPTGSTAYAFSAGGPIVWPELEALLVIPSNAHALFARPLVTSPESIIAVETLAGGHDGLVFCDGRRILEMPAGARLEVVRGRNPVRWVRLDSAPFADRMVRKFELPVKGWRGRKL, from the coding sequence GTGACCACAGGGACCGGGACCCCCGGGACCGGCGCGGAGAACACGGCGCCGTTCGACCGTGAGATCCTGCTCGTCTCCCATTCCGGGCGCGACGAGATCGCCGGTACCGCACTGCGGGTCGCGCGGATGCTGGGGGAGGCGGGCATAGGCCTGCGCACCCTCGACGACGAGGCGGTGGCCAACGGACTCGGCGTCCTCGCCGTGCCCGGCAGCTTCATCCGGGTCGTCGAACCCGGCCCGGAGGCCGCGGCCGGCTGCGAGATGGTGATCGTCCTCGGCGGCGACGGCAGTTTCCTGCGCGCCGCCGAACTCGCCCAGTACGACGCGGTCCCGGTACTCGGCATCAACCTCGGCCGCATCGGTTTCCTCGCCGAGTCCGAGGCCGAACACCTCGAGGAGGCGCTGCTGCAGGTGGTGCGCCGCGAGTACCGCATCGAGCAGCGCATGACCCTCGACGTGACGGTGCGCCTCGAGGACGAGATCCTCGACCGCTGCTGGGCGCTGAACGAGGCGAGCCTCGAGAACAAATCACGGCTCGGGGTGCTCGAGGTGGTGCTCGAGGTGGACGGGCGCCCGGTCTCGTCGTTCGGCTGCGACGGCGTGCTCGTCGCCACCCCGACGGGCTCGACCGCCTACGCGTTCTCCGCGGGCGGACCGATCGTGTGGCCGGAACTCGAGGCGCTGCTGGTCATCCCGAGCAACGCCCACGCGCTGTTCGCCCGGCCGCTGGTCACCAGCCCGGAATCGATCATCGCCGTCGAGACCCTCGCCGGGGGACACGACGGGCTGGTCTTCTGCGACGGGCGACGCATCCTCGAGATGCCGGCCGGGGCCCGGCTCGAGGTGGTACGCGGACGCAACCCGGTGCGCTGGGTGCGTCTGGATTCGGCACCGTTCGCCGATCGGATGGTGCGCAAGTTCGAACTTCCGGTGAAGGGCTGGCGGGGAAGGAAACTCTGA